One window from the genome of Cucumis melo cultivar AY chromosome 10, USDA_Cmelo_AY_1.0, whole genome shotgun sequence encodes:
- the LOC127151187 gene encoding uncharacterized mitochondrial protein AtMg00240-like produces MDKVKAKCTPTTAHLKMTKDTTGEKVDPSLYRSIISSLIYLTISRPDIAFAVEVCAHYQADPLTFYPQSAKHILKYITGTNYYGLLYTFDTTVVLVGYCDADWVGCSDDCKSISGVVFSWQQLSRLVQQEIEQCVFINFRS; encoded by the coding sequence ATGGACAAGGTCAAAGCCAAATGCACACCAACAACTGCTCACCTTAAAATGACAAAGGATACCACTGGTGAAAAAGTTGATCCAAGTTTGTATCGAAGCATCATCAGTAGTCTAATCTATTTAACTATTAGCAGGCCAGATATTGCATTTGCTGTAGAAGTCTGTGCTCATTATCAGGCAGACCCTTTAACATTTTATCCTCAGAGTGCTAAGCACATCTTGAAATATATAACAGGAACGAATTATTATGGCCTTTTGTATACTTTTGATACAACTGTTGTTCTTGTAGGCTACTGTGATGCAGATTGGGTAGGGTGCTCGGATGATTGTAAGAGTATTTCTGGAGTTGTTTTTTCTTGGCAACAACTTAGTCGTCTGGTTCAACAAGAAATAGAACAATGTGTCTTTATCAACTTCAGAAGCTGA